In Halococcus hamelinensis 100A6, a single genomic region encodes these proteins:
- the gyrA gene encoding DNA gyrase subunit A, translating into MSSDIPPSGPDASMDSVRIEDEMEQSYIDYAMSVIAGRALPDVRDGLKPVHRRILFAMHEEGVTSRAGHRKSSSVVGDTMGDYHPHGDSAIYDALARMAQDFSMRAPLVDGQGNFGSVDGDPPAAMRYTEARMSPIAEELLSDIGKDTIDFAPNYDDRLEEPDVLPAAYPNLLVNGSSGIAVGMSTNVPPHNLGEVIDATIHLIENPNCVVEDLMEHVKGPDFPTGAEIVGREAIHSAYTTGRGRVRMRASYEIEENPSGDRIVVTELPYQQNKAKLVEHIADLVNDGTLEGVSDLRDESDRDGIRIVIDLKRGALTDVVENQLLEHCFEKTFGVINLALVDGEPQVLDLKQLLGHYLDHRREVVRRRTEHDLAESEDRAHILDGRLTALENAEDVIERIRDAEDRSAAKAALQESYDLSGRQADHIVRMQLGSLTSIEVEEIEAEYEDVQTEIDRLETILGSDAELDRVITDELREVKAEYADDRRTRIVEDYGTVTREDLIPEEEVVVVVTQNDYIKRMPAANFEAQGRGGKGIIGTKLKEGDRVSAVFRANTHDYLLCFTNQGYVYRLKVYEVPEMGRTARGKSAVNLVDLDDGEDITAVVATDDLDDEDQCLTMVTREGYIKRTCATDFENIHSNGLIATRLEDGDELVDVTVTDDEGDLLVATEQGMAIRFPKEEAREMGRSARGVNAIRLTDGDAVAGLVVAREGHDLLTLTENGYGKRTPVEKYRTQSRYGKGLKDIKTGGRNGDVTAIEAVTADDDLVVMSQGGQIIRTRVEDISAVGRNTKGVRVMQLADGDHVACLDVLSEVQ; encoded by the coding sequence ATGAGTTCTGACATTCCCCCAAGCGGTCCCGACGCGTCGATGGACTCGGTCCGTATCGAGGACGAGATGGAGCAGTCCTACATCGACTACGCGATGTCGGTCATCGCGGGTCGGGCGCTCCCCGACGTTCGCGACGGCCTCAAACCCGTCCACCGTCGGATCCTCTTCGCGATGCACGAGGAGGGCGTCACCTCCCGTGCGGGCCACCGGAAGTCCTCCTCCGTCGTGGGCGACACGATGGGCGACTACCACCCCCACGGCGACTCGGCGATCTACGACGCGCTCGCGCGGATGGCCCAGGACTTCTCGATGCGCGCGCCGCTCGTCGACGGCCAGGGTAACTTCGGCTCCGTCGACGGCGACCCGCCCGCGGCGATGCGCTACACCGAAGCCCGGATGAGCCCGATCGCGGAGGAACTCCTCTCGGACATCGGGAAGGACACGATCGACTTCGCCCCGAACTACGACGACCGCCTCGAAGAGCCGGACGTGCTCCCGGCGGCCTATCCGAACCTTCTGGTGAACGGTTCGTCCGGTATCGCGGTCGGGATGAGCACCAACGTCCCGCCGCACAACCTCGGGGAGGTGATCGACGCCACGATCCACCTCATCGAGAACCCGAACTGTGTCGTCGAGGACCTGATGGAGCACGTGAAGGGCCCCGACTTCCCGACCGGCGCGGAGATCGTGGGCCGCGAGGCGATCCACTCGGCGTACACCACGGGCCGCGGCCGGGTCCGGATGCGCGCGAGCTACGAGATCGAGGAGAACCCCAGCGGGGATCGGATCGTCGTCACCGAACTTCCCTACCAGCAGAACAAGGCCAAACTCGTCGAGCACATCGCGGACCTCGTCAACGACGGCACCCTCGAAGGGGTTTCGGACCTCCGTGACGAGTCCGACAGGGACGGCATCCGGATCGTCATCGACCTCAAACGCGGTGCCCTGACGGACGTCGTCGAGAACCAGCTCCTCGAACACTGCTTCGAGAAGACCTTCGGGGTGATCAACCTCGCGCTGGTCGACGGCGAGCCACAGGTCCTCGACCTGAAACAGCTCCTCGGCCACTACCTCGACCACCGCCGCGAGGTGGTCCGCCGGCGGACCGAACACGACCTCGCCGAGTCCGAGGACCGCGCCCACATCCTCGACGGCCGGCTGACCGCGCTCGAAAACGCAGAAGACGTCATCGAACGAATCCGGGACGCCGAGGACCGAAGCGCGGCGAAGGCCGCCCTCCAGGAGTCCTACGACCTCTCGGGGCGCCAGGCCGACCACATCGTCCGGATGCAGCTCGGGAGCCTGACCTCGATCGAGGTCGAGGAGATCGAGGCGGAGTACGAGGACGTCCAGACGGAGATCGACCGGCTCGAAACCATCCTCGGGAGCGACGCCGAGCTCGACCGGGTGATCACCGACGAGCTCCGGGAGGTCAAAGCCGAGTACGCCGACGACCGCCGGACGCGTATCGTCGAGGACTACGGCACCGTGACCCGCGAGGACCTCATCCCCGAGGAGGAGGTCGTCGTAGTGGTGACCCAGAACGACTACATCAAGCGGATGCCGGCGGCGAACTTCGAGGCCCAGGGTCGCGGCGGCAAGGGGATCATCGGCACGAAACTCAAGGAGGGCGACCGGGTGTCGGCGGTCTTCCGGGCGAACACCCACGATTATCTCCTGTGCTTTACGAACCAGGGCTACGTCTACCGGCTCAAGGTCTACGAGGTGCCGGAGATGGGTCGCACGGCGCGCGGGAAGTCCGCGGTGAACCTCGTCGACCTCGACGACGGCGAGGACATCACGGCCGTGGTGGCGACCGACGACCTCGACGACGAGGACCAGTGTCTCACGATGGTCACGCGCGAGGGGTACATCAAGCGGACCTGCGCCACCGACTTCGAGAACATCCACTCGAACGGCCTGATCGCCACCCGGCTCGAAGACGGCGACGAGCTCGTGGACGTGACCGTCACCGACGACGAGGGCGACCTGCTGGTCGCCACCGAGCAGGGCATGGCGATCCGATTCCCGAAGGAGGAGGCCCGCGAGATGGGCCGGAGCGCCCGCGGCGTGAACGCGATCAGACTCACCGACGGCGACGCAGTGGCCGGGCTGGTGGTCGCGCGGGAGGGTCACGACCTCCTCACGCTCACCGAGAACGGCTACGGCAAGCGCACCCCGGTGGAGAAGTACCGGACCCAATCGCGCTACGGCAAGGGATTGAAGGACATCAAGACCGGCGGCCGCAACGGCGACGTGACGGCGATCGAAGCCGTCACCGCCGACGACGACCTCGTGGTGATGAGCCAGGGCGGCCAGATCATCCGAACCCGCGTCGAGGACATCTCGGCGGTCGGCCGGAACACGAAGGGCGTCCGGGTGATGCAACTCGCCGACGGTGACCACGTCGCCTGTCTCGACGTCCTCTCCGAAGTCCAGTAG
- a CDS encoding proteasome assembly chaperone family protein, whose product MARIDVVADLELDSPTLVEGLPGVGLVGKTVADHLVNAFGMEYYAGVHCDGVPQVGVYRGERSALRPPVRLHADPDRNLVVLQSDVPVSPSEATAFAACVTGWLDDHDVTPIYLSGLPEQSDDPRELYGVSTGDGDRLLDDAGVVPPAEGGLVSGPTGALLYQAERTGLDSVGLIVETDPRFPDPEAARVVLEHGVAPIAGIEVETQDLTERAEEIREARERLAERMAEAEDESSQAEPLRMFQ is encoded by the coding sequence CGTCGTGGCCGACCTCGAACTCGACTCGCCGACGCTCGTCGAGGGGCTCCCCGGGGTCGGCCTCGTCGGGAAGACCGTCGCCGACCACCTCGTGAACGCCTTCGGGATGGAGTACTACGCGGGCGTCCACTGCGACGGGGTCCCGCAGGTCGGGGTCTACCGCGGCGAGCGCTCCGCGCTCCGCCCGCCGGTCCGCCTCCACGCCGACCCCGACCGGAACCTCGTGGTGCTCCAGAGCGACGTCCCCGTCTCGCCCTCCGAGGCGACCGCCTTCGCCGCCTGCGTGACCGGCTGGCTCGACGACCACGACGTCACGCCGATCTACCTCTCCGGTCTGCCCGAACAGTCCGACGACCCGCGCGAACTCTACGGCGTCTCGACCGGCGACGGCGACCGCCTGCTCGACGATGCGGGGGTCGTCCCGCCCGCCGAGGGCGGCCTCGTCAGCGGCCCGACCGGCGCGCTGCTCTATCAGGCCGAGCGGACGGGGCTCGACAGCGTCGGCCTCATCGTCGAGACCGACCCGCGATTCCCCGACCCCGAGGCCGCTCGGGTCGTCCTCGAACACGGGGTCGCACCGATCGCGGGTATCGAGGTCGAGACCCAGGACCTGACCGAGCGTGCCGAGGAGATCCGCGAGGCCCGCGAACGCCTCGCCGAACGGATGGCCGAGGCCGAGGACGAGAGTTCCCAGGCCGAGCCGCTCCGGATGTTCCAATAA